In one Prochlorococcus marinus XMU1404 genomic region, the following are encoded:
- a CDS encoding GntR family transcriptional regulator — protein sequence MRFHIQQESDIAASTQLYNQICFAIAARHYPPGHRLPSTRQLAMQTGLHRNTISKVYRQLEIDGIVEAIAGSGIYVRDNLTKRDFRKSVYSKDKIRKPPDQEAKKAIDKFVGLGCTLQETREILTNEIDWRIKCGARIIVSTPREDIGASMLIAEDLSPKISVPVEVVPMEELEKVLSSSNNGTIVTSRYFLQPLEKVAKQHGVRAIAVDLSDFQKELKILKELNTGSCVGIVSISPGLLRAAEVIIHSMRGSELMLMTAISDNKSRLVSLLKASNHIVCDGPSLSVVENTLLKNRSQLMRLPQIICAKNYLSIETINQLKKEIGVIN from the coding sequence GTGAGATTCCATATTCAACAAGAAAGTGACATAGCAGCATCTACACAACTATATAATCAAATTTGCTTTGCAATAGCAGCAAGACATTATCCTCCTGGACACAGACTTCCCAGTACTAGGCAACTCGCAATGCAGACTGGACTCCATCGCAACACAATAAGTAAAGTTTACAGACAACTTGAAATAGATGGAATTGTTGAAGCAATCGCCGGATCAGGTATTTATGTAAGAGATAATCTTACTAAAAGAGACTTCAGAAAATCAGTTTACTCAAAAGACAAAATTAGAAAACCTCCTGATCAAGAAGCAAAAAAAGCTATTGATAAATTTGTTGGTCTTGGCTGCACTTTACAAGAAACAAGAGAAATATTAACCAATGAAATTGATTGGCGTATTAAATGCGGAGCAAGAATTATAGTAAGTACTCCTAGAGAAGATATAGGAGCTTCTATGCTGATAGCGGAAGACCTCTCTCCAAAAATTAGTGTTCCAGTAGAAGTTGTTCCTATGGAAGAACTTGAAAAAGTTTTGAGTAGTTCAAATAATGGCACTATTGTGACAAGCAGATATTTTTTACAACCGCTCGAAAAAGTTGCTAAACAGCATGGGGTTCGGGCTATTGCTGTTGACTTGAGCGACTTTCAAAAGGAATTAAAAATCCTCAAAGAATTAAATACTGGAAGTTGTGTAGGTATCGTTAGTATTAGCCCTGGATTGTTAAGAGCTGCAGAAGTCATTATACACAGCATGCGAGGTAGTGAATTAATGCTTATGACGGCAATTTCAGACAATAAAAGTAGATTAGTATCACTTTTAAAAGCTTCAAATCATATCGTATGTGATGGACCTAGTTTATCTGTGGTAGAAAACACGTTATTAAAAAATCGTTCTCAACTTATGAGATTACCCCAAATAATATGCGCCAAAAATTATTTGAGTATTGAAACCATAAATCAATTAAAAAAAGAAATTGGAGTTATTAATTAA
- the miaA gene encoding tRNA (adenosine(37)-N6)-dimethylallyltransferase MiaA: MSSNPPHVIVLIGPTASGKTDLAIEIADYFKTHIHNIDSRQIYKSMDIGTAKPSKRQQKKIKHFLLDISEPIYPINVKQFQKIAQESIQKEINKNHLPFLVGGSGLYMNSITKGFFVPDVPPQNNLRGQLEELGQTKCWELLKNCDPISTKKINFADRVRTIRALEVFYVTGKPLSTQKAQKPPNWRILELGLDRDNLKNRILQRTRNMYSFGIIEETKQLISKYGSDLPILETIGYREVKQVLNNKLTIEEAIELTTTKTIQFAKRQKTWFRNKNNPVWLNNKNLLKDAIIKIESFLG; encoded by the coding sequence ATGTCTTCCAATCCACCTCATGTAATAGTTTTAATTGGGCCCACTGCAAGTGGGAAAACAGACCTGGCTATTGAAATCGCAGATTATTTTAAGACTCACATACACAATATCGATTCAAGACAAATTTATAAGTCAATGGATATTGGCACAGCCAAACCTTCTAAGAGGCAGCAAAAAAAAATAAAGCATTTTTTATTAGATATCTCAGAGCCTATTTACCCAATTAATGTAAAACAATTTCAAAAAATTGCTCAAGAATCAATACAAAAGGAAATCAATAAGAATCATCTACCTTTTCTTGTCGGAGGAAGTGGTTTATATATGAACTCAATAACAAAAGGTTTTTTTGTACCAGATGTTCCTCCGCAGAATAATTTGAGAGGACAATTAGAAGAACTTGGGCAAACAAAATGTTGGGAACTTTTAAAAAATTGTGATCCAATATCAACAAAAAAAATCAATTTTGCGGATCGCGTTAGAACAATAAGAGCTTTGGAGGTTTTTTATGTAACAGGCAAACCTTTATCAACTCAAAAGGCACAAAAACCTCCTAACTGGCGAATACTAGAGCTTGGATTAGACAGAGATAATTTAAAAAATAGAATTTTACAAAGAACAAGAAATATGTATTCTTTTGGAATTATTGAAGAGACAAAACAACTTATTTCTAAATATGGATCTGATTTACCGATATTAGAAACAATTGGTTACCGAGAAGTTAAACAAGTTTTAAATAACAAATTAACTATTGAAGAGGCGATTGAGTTAACTACTACTAAAACAATACAATTTGCTAAAAGACAAAAAACATGGTTTCGTAATAAAAATAATCCTGTTTGGCTTAATAACAAAAACCTGCTAAAAGATGCAATAATTAAAATAGAGTCTTTTTTAGGCTAA
- the infC gene encoding translation initiation factor IF-3, which yields MPPRPRFDRRAPVRELPNINERIKYPQLRVVDSDGKQLGVIDRLKALEIASQRELDLVLVSEKADPPVCRIMDYGKYKFEQEKKAKEARKKSHQTEVKEVKMRYKIAKHDYDVRIGQATKFLKSGDKVKCTVIFRGREIQHSNLAETLLLKMANDLEEQSEVQQKPTREGRNMIMFLSPRKTPLIKKDGE from the coding sequence ATGCCACCACGCCCACGTTTTGACCGCCGCGCTCCAGTTAGAGAGCTGCCAAACATTAATGAAAGAATAAAATACCCTCAATTGAGAGTCGTTGATTCAGATGGAAAACAATTAGGAGTTATAGATAGATTAAAAGCATTAGAAATAGCATCTCAAAGAGAACTTGATTTGGTTCTTGTTAGCGAAAAAGCAGATCCTCCTGTTTGTAGAATCATGGACTATGGAAAATATAAATTTGAACAAGAAAAAAAAGCGAAAGAAGCTAGAAAAAAATCTCATCAAACAGAAGTTAAAGAAGTAAAAATGAGATACAAAATTGCAAAACATGATTATGACGTACGGATAGGTCAAGCTACTAAATTTTTAAAATCGGGAGATAAAGTAAAATGCACAGTGATTTTCAGAGGTAGAGAAATTCAACACTCAAATTTAGCTGAAACACTGCTTTTGAAAATGGCTAATGATTTAGAAGAACAATCTGAAGTACAACAAAAGCCAACAAGAGAAGGAAGAAACATGATTATGTTTTTAAGCCCTAGAAAAACTCCCCTTATAAAAAAAGATGGAGAATGA
- a CDS encoding CrcB family protein: MKIQTFFYLLLASYLGTFLRLFIDNNFIISILGSFFVGFIISKRLSYSSEKILLSGFFSCFTSFSGFIYFLYKILNQGDLIRFIIFFNLIIILNLFTMYFGFLISRKIT; this comes from the coding sequence TTGAAAATACAAACTTTTTTTTATCTTCTTTTAGCCTCTTATTTAGGTACTTTTTTAAGACTTTTTATAGATAATAACTTTATTATTTCAATACTCGGCTCATTTTTTGTTGGTTTTATTATTAGTAAAAGATTAAGTTACTCAAGCGAAAAAATTTTACTAAGTGGTTTTTTTTCTTGCTTTACGTCCTTTAGTGGATTTATATATTTCTTATATAAAATTCTTAATCAAGGAGATTTGATAAGATTTATAATTTTTTTTAATTTAATCATTATCTTAAATCTATTCACAATGTATTTTGGCTTTTTAATTAGTAGAAAAATTACTTAG
- the mgtE gene encoding magnesium transporter, with amino-acid sequence MNENNLETVTSLSSDLSTRENITVQLEELLIAGNYDEAKLLLEPSQPVDIAEAIGSLPLILQALAFRLLKKNEAIEVYEYLDPIVQQTLLDRLRSGEVLEIVEKMSPDDRVQLFDELPAKVVRRFLSALSPGERKVTAELLGYEPETAGRLMTTEFIDLKEMQTAAEALSLVRKRAPFTETIYSLYVTDKERHLTGILSLRDLVTADPSKPIGDVMTRDVVNISTNTNQEEVARAIQRYDFLALPVVDKEKRLVGIVTVDDLIDVIEQEATRDIYAAGAVQPGDEDDYFQSSLFTIARRRILWLLILVLANGLTTKVIAMNDQILKEVVLLAAFIPLLIGTGGNVGAQSSTVVIRGLSTQKLKSLGAIKAVIKEAITGALLGILMMIVVFPFAWWQGEGPLIASAVGISLISITTLAATTGAILPLLFDRMRLDPALMSSPFITTVTDIAGVFIYLSTANWLLSSS; translated from the coding sequence ATGAATGAAAATAATCTTGAAACAGTTACATCCTTATCTTCAGATTTAAGTACTCGAGAAAATATTACTGTTCAACTTGAAGAATTACTTATCGCAGGAAATTATGATGAGGCAAAGTTACTTTTAGAACCTTCCCAACCTGTTGATATTGCAGAGGCTATTGGAAGTCTTCCATTAATTTTGCAGGCATTAGCTTTTAGATTATTAAAAAAAAATGAGGCAATTGAGGTTTATGAATATTTAGATCCAATAGTTCAACAAACTTTATTAGACAGACTTCGTTCAGGAGAAGTTTTAGAAATAGTTGAGAAAATGTCGCCTGATGATAGGGTTCAACTCTTTGACGAATTACCTGCAAAAGTTGTACGAAGATTTTTGTCTGCTCTGAGCCCTGGTGAAAGAAAAGTAACAGCTGAATTACTTGGATATGAACCGGAAACTGCTGGAAGATTAATGACAACCGAATTCATAGACCTTAAAGAGATGCAAACGGCAGCTGAGGCTCTTTCATTAGTCAGAAAAAGAGCTCCGTTTACAGAAACAATTTATAGTTTATACGTTACGGATAAAGAAAGACATCTAACGGGTATTCTTTCTTTAAGAGATCTTGTAACTGCGGATCCTTCCAAGCCGATTGGAGATGTTATGACAAGAGATGTTGTTAATATCTCAACGAATACGAATCAAGAAGAAGTCGCAAGAGCGATACAACGATATGATTTCTTAGCGCTCCCAGTTGTTGATAAAGAAAAAAGACTTGTTGGAATAGTAACTGTTGACGATTTAATTGATGTTATAGAGCAAGAAGCAACAAGAGATATTTATGCGGCTGGGGCAGTTCAACCTGGAGATGAAGATGATTATTTCCAGAGTAGTTTATTTACCATAGCTAGACGAAGAATTTTGTGGTTGTTAATTTTGGTTTTGGCAAATGGTTTGACTACAAAGGTTATAGCGATGAATGATCAAATTTTAAAAGAGGTAGTTTTGCTAGCTGCATTTATCCCACTACTCATTGGTACTGGGGGAAATGTTGGCGCTCAAAGCTCAACGGTTGTAATTAGAGGTTTAAGTACTCAAAAATTGAAGTCTCTTGGAGCAATTAAGGCAGTAATTAAGGAGGCAATAACAGGCGCTCTCTTAGGTATTTTGATGATGATAGTAGTATTCCCCTTTGCTTGGTGGCAAGGAGAAGGCCCTCTAATAGCTTCTGCAGTAGGAATAAGTTTAATATCTATAACGACTTTAGCTGCTACAACTGGTGCCATTTTACCTTTATTGTTTGACAGAATGAGATTAGATCCAGCTTTAATGTCATCTCCTTTTATAACTACTGTCACCGACATAGCAGGTGTTTTTATTTATCTAAGTACAGCAAATTGGTTATTAAGCTCTTCATAG
- a CDS encoding fluoride efflux transporter FluC — protein MDFNSIAIIFIGSFLGLIFRIFIQNYLKINIGFDIQNTSIVNFIASFCLGILVALNFNNNDILLLFYTGFLGCFSTFSSFIFQLFVLLRKRKFIRLFFHYIEVIVFSFLFFYLGYFLIIFF, from the coding sequence TTGGATTTTAATTCAATAGCTATAATTTTTATTGGCAGTTTTCTTGGTTTAATATTTAGAATATTCATACAAAATTATTTAAAAATAAATATAGGATTTGATATTCAGAATACTTCAATCGTGAATTTCATAGCATCATTTTGTCTAGGAATTTTAGTAGCATTAAATTTTAATAATAACGACATATTGTTATTATTTTATACTGGTTTTTTAGGTTGTTTTAGTACATTTTCTTCCTTTATTTTTCAACTATTTGTTCTTCTGAGGAAGAGGAAATTCATAAGATTATTTTTTCACTATATAGAAGTAATTGTATTTTCTTTTCTTTTCTTTTATTTAGGTTACTTTCTTATTATTTTTTTTTAA
- the gyrB gene encoding DNA topoisomerase (ATP-hydrolyzing) subunit B — protein sequence MSEDKRSNKISNDYGAEQIQVLEGLEPVRKRPGMYIGSTGPRGLHHLVYEVVDNSVDEALAGHCNHIEIVLRADGSALISDNGRGIPTDIHPRTGKSALETVLTVLHAGGKFGSGGYKVSGGLHGVGISVVNALSEWVNVTVFRDGSEFNQRFEKGVSKGELQTKKQSIKPFKKGTTICFKPDKTIFSGGIEFEYSLLSSRLRELAYLNGGVKIVFRDERSELSDGSFKEEIYMYEGGIKEYVQYMNSEKDSIHPEIIYVDSQKENVYVEAALQWCSDVYSDNILGFANNIRTIDGGTHIEGLKTVLTRTFNNLAKKRGKRKDIEKNLAGENIREGLTVVLSVKVPDPEFEGQTKTKLGNTEVRGIVDSLIGEALTKYMEFNPGILDLILEKAIQSFNAAEAARRARELVRRKSVLESSTLPGKLADCSSRDPSESEIYIVEGDSAGGSAKQGRDRNFQAILPLRGKILNIEKTDDTKIYKNTEIQSLITALGLGIKGEEFDASSLRYHRVVIMTDADVDGAHIRTLLLTFFYRYQRELVEKGFIYIACPPLYKVERGKNHKYCYNENQLKDTIRDFGENANYNIQRFKGLGEMMPRQLWDTTMNPQTRMMKRVEIEDALEADRIFNILMGDKVAPRREFIETHSSNLDMATLDI from the coding sequence ATGAGCGAGGACAAAAGATCTAATAAAATCTCAAATGATTATGGTGCGGAACAGATTCAGGTTTTAGAGGGGTTAGAACCAGTTCGTAAACGTCCAGGGATGTATATAGGTTCTACAGGTCCGAGAGGTTTGCATCATCTTGTATATGAGGTTGTTGATAATTCAGTAGATGAAGCACTTGCAGGACATTGTAATCATATAGAAATAGTTCTTAGGGCAGATGGATCTGCTTTAATTTCTGATAATGGACGAGGTATCCCAACAGATATTCATCCAAGGACAGGGAAAAGTGCCTTAGAAACTGTGCTGACCGTACTTCATGCGGGAGGAAAATTTGGAAGTGGCGGTTATAAAGTTTCGGGCGGACTGCATGGAGTTGGAATATCTGTAGTTAATGCTTTAAGCGAATGGGTCAATGTGACTGTTTTTAGAGATGGCAGTGAGTTTAATCAAAGATTCGAAAAAGGTGTATCGAAGGGTGAATTACAAACTAAAAAACAGTCCATAAAACCCTTTAAAAAAGGAACCACTATCTGCTTTAAACCAGATAAAACAATTTTTTCTGGAGGAATTGAATTTGAATATTCTCTTCTTTCATCAAGATTAAGAGAATTAGCTTATCTCAATGGTGGTGTAAAAATTGTTTTTAGAGATGAGCGAAGTGAATTATCAGACGGTTCTTTCAAAGAAGAAATTTATATGTATGAAGGAGGAATTAAAGAATATGTTCAATACATGAATTCAGAAAAGGATTCTATTCATCCTGAGATAATTTATGTTGATTCACAGAAAGAAAATGTTTATGTAGAAGCAGCTTTGCAATGGTGTTCAGATGTATATTCAGATAATATATTAGGTTTTGCTAATAATATTAGAACTATTGATGGGGGAACCCATATTGAAGGATTAAAAACAGTTTTGACAAGGACATTCAATAATCTTGCAAAAAAAAGAGGCAAAAGAAAAGATATTGAAAAAAATTTAGCTGGTGAAAATATCAGAGAGGGATTGACTGTAGTTTTATCAGTGAAAGTTCCAGATCCTGAATTTGAAGGACAAACAAAAACAAAATTAGGGAATACTGAAGTACGAGGAATTGTTGATTCTCTTATAGGAGAAGCTCTTACAAAATATATGGAATTCAATCCTGGAATTTTAGACTTGATTCTTGAAAAAGCAATTCAATCATTTAATGCGGCTGAAGCTGCAAGAAGGGCTAGAGAATTAGTCAGAAGAAAAAGTGTTCTTGAAAGTTCAACTTTACCTGGTAAGTTGGCAGATTGCAGTTCTAGAGATCCTTCAGAATCTGAAATTTATATAGTTGAAGGAGATTCTGCTGGTGGTTCGGCCAAACAAGGTAGAGATAGAAATTTTCAGGCTATATTGCCTCTCAGGGGTAAAATTCTCAATATTGAAAAAACAGACGATACAAAAATTTATAAAAATACAGAAATCCAGTCATTAATAACAGCATTAGGCTTAGGAATAAAAGGAGAGGAGTTTGACGCGAGCTCTTTGAGATATCACAGGGTTGTAATTATGACTGATGCTGATGTTGATGGTGCTCATATTAGAACTTTATTATTGACATTTTTTTATAGATATCAAAGAGAACTTGTTGAAAAAGGTTTTATTTACATTGCTTGTCCTCCCCTCTATAAAGTTGAAAGAGGCAAAAATCATAAATACTGCTATAACGAGAATCAATTAAAGGATACAATTAGAGATTTTGGAGAAAATGCTAATTATAATATTCAAAGATTTAAGGGCTTAGGCGAGATGATGCCAAGACAATTGTGGGATACAACTATGAATCCTCAAACTAGGATGATGAAAAGGGTTGAAATTGAAGATGCACTTGAAGCTGACAGAATATTCAACATATTAATGGGAGACAAAGTTGCACCAAGAAGAGAATTTATTGAAACTCATAGTAGCAACTTAGATATGGCAACTTTAGATATATGA
- the cysE gene encoding serine O-acetyltransferase: MLKTFKSDIDIIKERDPAARGIIEIFLCYPGFQSIVIHRFTHKLWQLKIPLIPRLLSHLNRLITGIEIHPGAKIGKRVFIDHGMGVVIGETAEIGNNCLLYQGVTLGGTGKSNGKRHPTLMENVVVGAGAKVLGSIIVGSNTRIGAGSVVVRNVEGNSTVVGVPGRVVHQSGVKVNPLAHSALPDAEANVIKNLMDRIDSLENEILKLQKTIYCLANSESIDISKLGDAQNLKDKEIIEFLGDD; this comes from the coding sequence ATTCTCAAAACTTTTAAATCAGACATCGACATAATCAAGGAGAGAGATCCTGCTGCCAGAGGCATAATAGAAATTTTTCTTTGCTACCCAGGCTTTCAATCAATAGTGATTCATAGGTTTACTCATAAATTATGGCAATTAAAAATTCCTTTAATTCCACGCCTTTTAAGTCATCTAAATAGGCTAATAACAGGAATTGAAATCCATCCTGGGGCCAAAATTGGTAAACGAGTTTTCATAGATCATGGAATGGGGGTAGTAATTGGTGAAACAGCTGAGATAGGAAATAATTGTTTACTTTATCAGGGAGTTACATTAGGAGGTACTGGTAAAAGTAATGGGAAAAGACACCCAACCTTAATGGAAAATGTTGTAGTTGGAGCAGGAGCAAAAGTTCTTGGATCCATAATTGTAGGCTCTAATACCCGTATTGGTGCGGGCTCAGTAGTTGTTCGTAATGTAGAGGGAAACAGCACTGTAGTTGGAGTTCCTGGGAGAGTAGTTCATCAAAGCGGTGTAAAAGTAAACCCATTAGCTCACTCTGCCTTGCCAGATGCAGAAGCTAATGTGATAAAAAATTTAATGGATAGAATTGATTCTCTTGAAAATGAAATTCTTAAATTACAAAAAACTATATATTGTCTAGCTAACTCAGAATCAATTGATATTTCTAAACTCGGTGATGCTCAAAACCTTAAAGACAAAGAAATCATAGAATTTCTTGGAGACGATTAA
- a CDS encoding RpoD/SigA family RNA polymerase sigma factor — MSSETLSENKLATISSLKASNDVDLVRSYLRDIGRVPLLSHEQEITLGRQVQEYMQVERAELEFIELTGDKPTVDELSKKLNLPTSIIKKRLRAGQRAKERMVAANLRLVVSVAKKYTKRNMELLDLIQEGTIGLVRGVEKFDPARGYKFSTYAYWWIRQGITRAIAEKSRAIRLPIHITEMLNKLKKGQRELSQEMSRTPTVSELAKYVELPEEDVKDLMCKAGQPVSLETKVGDGEDTVLLDLLAGGEDLPDEQIEMDCMRGDLHSLLHQLPDLQCRVLRMRYGMDGDEPMSLTGIGRVLGISRDRVRNLERDGLRGLRRLSDNVEAYFVS; from the coding sequence ATGTCTTCTGAAACATTAAGTGAGAATAAATTAGCAACAATATCAAGTCTAAAAGCTAGTAACGATGTAGACCTTGTTAGATCTTATCTAAGAGATATTGGTAGAGTTCCACTTCTATCTCACGAACAAGAAATAACTCTTGGTAGGCAGGTTCAAGAATATATGCAAGTAGAAAGAGCAGAATTGGAATTTATTGAATTAACAGGAGATAAGCCAACTGTTGACGAATTATCAAAAAAATTAAATTTACCCACTTCTATCATAAAAAAAAGATTAAGAGCTGGACAAAGGGCTAAAGAAAGAATGGTTGCAGCTAATTTAAGGTTGGTAGTTAGTGTTGCAAAAAAATATACAAAAAGAAATATGGAATTATTAGATTTAATTCAAGAGGGAACTATTGGTTTGGTAAGGGGTGTAGAAAAATTTGATCCAGCTAGAGGTTATAAGTTTTCAACATATGCATATTGGTGGATTAGACAAGGAATTACAAGAGCGATAGCTGAAAAAAGCAGGGCAATAAGGCTACCAATTCATATTACTGAAATGTTGAATAAGTTAAAAAAAGGTCAAAGAGAGTTGAGTCAAGAAATGTCAAGAACTCCAACAGTAAGTGAATTAGCGAAATATGTTGAGCTTCCAGAAGAAGATGTTAAAGATTTGATGTGCAAAGCTGGCCAGCCAGTTAGTCTTGAAACAAAAGTTGGTGATGGCGAAGATACTGTTTTATTAGATTTACTGGCTGGCGGAGAGGATTTGCCAGATGAACAAATAGAGATGGATTGTATGAGGGGTGATCTTCATTCTCTTTTGCATCAATTACCAGACCTGCAATGTAGGGTTTTAAGAATGAGATACGGTATGGATGGTGATGAGCCTATGTCACTTACAGGTATAGGAAGAGTACTGGGTATAAGTAGAGATCGAGTAAGAAATTTAGAACGAGACGGCTTAAGGGGTCTTAGAAGACTTAGCGATAATGTAGAAGCTTATTTTGTTTCCTGA